In Babesia bovis T2Bo chromosome 3, whole genome shotgun sequence, the genomic window CAAGCTTGGCACCCAAACTTGCACCTTATAAGATTATCGTCATATAAATCGGCAAAATGGGTAAATGTGGAAAGGGTACGGGATCGTTTGGTCTACGTAACGGCAAGACCCACACCCTCTGTCGTCGCTGCGGTAACCGCGCCTTCCACCAGCAGAAGCGCAGATGTGCTTCTTGTGGTAAGTTAATTGTTTCCAAGTGTTCTTAATACGGTGGCCGTGGCGGAGGTTTTTAATTTATGTCCTCGGACGCTCCAGTAACACTACTTGGCTGTATTctatatatcatagatGACAAATAAATTAATTTGTAGGATACCCAGACAAGAAGACTCGTGGTTACAACTGGTCATTTAAGGCTACCCGTA contains:
- a CDS encoding putative 60S ribosomal protein L37e, with translation MGKCGKGTGSFGLRNGKTHTLCRRCGNRAFHQQKRRCASCGYPDKKTRGYNWSFKATRRRTTGTGRCRHLKTMPRRFKNGFRSGTKPTPKRPTGPSSV